A single window of Chloracidobacterium thermophilum B DNA harbors:
- a CDS encoding prepilin-type N-terminal cleavage/methylation domain-containing protein → MNLKKQKGFSLIELLIVVAIIGIIAAIAVPNLMAARRSANDASAQQTLRNINSANATYESGVGRGNFANTLAALGGTGSTDFGMIDDTVVNATQTPKSGFILQQYGATVKNSTTASTYSVRNHPSQSTGIARTGNRSFFINETGVIRTSNAPNAQATSTSEPIGN, encoded by the coding sequence ATGAACCTCAAGAAGCAAAAGGGTTTTTCACTGATTGAGCTGCTTATCGTCGTGGCCATTATTGGCATCATCGCGGCGATTGCAGTTCCGAACCTCATGGCTGCCCGCCGGAGCGCCAACGATGCTTCGGCGCAGCAGACGCTCCGCAACATCAACTCTGCCAACGCCACGTATGAATCTGGTGTCGGCCGTGGTAACTTTGCCAACACACTCGCCGCTCTGGGTGGTACCGGCTCGACCGACTTCGGCATGATTGATGATACCGTCGTCAATGCCACACAGACGCCCAAGAGTGGCTTCATACTGCAGCAGTATGGTGCGACGGTGAAGAATTCCACTACCGCTTCGACGTACTCAGTGCGGAATCATCCCTCGCAGTCAACGGGTATTGCACGTACGGGCAACCGGTCCTTCTTTATCAACGAAACCGGTGTGATTCGCACGTCAAATGCCCCGAACGCCCAGGCAACTTCAACTTCCGAGCCTATCGGCAACTAG